From a single Arachis hypogaea cultivar Tifrunner chromosome 3, arahy.Tifrunner.gnm2.J5K5, whole genome shotgun sequence genomic region:
- the LOC112774677 gene encoding UDP-glycosyltransferase 79B30, which yields MKSTRMESSAASLKIAMYPWLALGHQTAHFHLANKLAEKGHNITFFAPKTTQSKLASFNHHPNLITFVTVTVPHVEGLPPHAETTSDVSPPLRAVLMTAMDQTQQVMETHLSTLKPDIVFYDYFTHWLPPLARSLGIKAIHYCTARSVMVGYVLSPARINQGIHNHVDLTHPPPGYPASSSITLHTHEARQIYNMRNITFGSNVLFGERIFTTMVESDALAYRTCREIEGPYLDYVEEQFKKPVILSGPVLERPNASLDEKWGSWLQGFKRGSVVYCCFGSECWLQPNLFKELLLGLELTNMPFLAALKAPVGFDSVGEALPEGFEERVAGRGIVYGGWIQQPLILEHPSVGCFITHCGSSSCTEALLNECQIVLLPNGGDQFLNARMMANYLQVGLEVEKGEQDGFYTKESVCKAVTILMDDENQTSKTLRANHAKLRHILLLKDLDSTYIDNFCKNLHHIIREKINF from the coding sequence ATGAAATCAACAAGAATGGAATCATCAGCAGCTTCTTTGAAGATAGCAATGTATCCATGGCTAGCTCTTGGGCACCAAACTGCACACTTCCACTTAGCCAACAAGTTAGCCGAAAAAGGCCACAATATCACATTCTTCGCCCCAAAAACAACACAATCCAAATTAGCTTCCTTCAATCACCACCCCAACCTTATCACCTTTGTCACCGTCACTGTTCCTCATGTTGAAGGCCTTCCACCACATGCTGAAACCACCTCAGATGTGTCTCCGCCTTTGCGTGCAGTCCTCATGACTGCCATGGATCAAACTCAACAAGTAATGGAAACCCATCTTTCTACTCTTAAACCTGATATTGTTTTCTATGACTATTTCACTCACTGGTTGCCACCACTGGCAAGGAGTCTAGGAATCAAAGCCATTCATTATTGCACTGCGCGTTCTGTGATGGTAGGCTATGTTCTCTCCCCTGCAAGGATCAATCAAGGAATACACAATCATGTTGATCTAACGCATCCTCCTCCAGGGTACCCTGCTTCGTCGTCTATAACGCTTCATACACATGAGGCACGACAAATATATAACATGAGAAACATAACTTTCGGCAGCAATGTTCTTTTCGGTGAACGTATATTCACTACCATGGTTGAATCTGACGCTTTGGCATATAGAACATGCAGGGAAATTGAAGGGCCTTACCTTGACTACGTAGAGGAACAATTCAAGAAGCCTGTGATTCTATCAGGACCAGTTCTGGAGCGACCCAATGCTAGTCTAGACGAAAAATGGGGTTCATGGCTTCAAGGGTTCAAAAGAGGTTCAGTGGTTTATTGTTGTTTTGGAAGTGAGTGCTGGTTACAACCAAATCTGTTCAAAGAATTGCTGCTGGGTCTTGAACTCACCAACATGCCGTTTCTAGCGGCATTGAAAGCCCCAGTTGGGTTCGATTCAGTTGGAGAGGCGCTACCAGAAGGGTTCGAAGAGAGGGTTGCAGGAAGAGGAATTGTGTATGGAGGGTGGATCCAACAGCCATTGATATTGGAACACCCTTCTGTGGGTTGCTTCATTACACATTGTGGATCAAGCTCGTGTACAGAGGCATTGCTGAATGAGTGTCAAATAGTGTTGCTTCCAAATGGTGGTGACCAGTTCCTTAATGCAAGAATGATGGCAAACTACTTGCAAGTTGGTTTGGAAGTGGAAAAGGGGGAACAAGATGGATTCTACACCAAGGAAAGTGTGTGCAAAGCTGTCACTATTTTGATGGATGATGAGAATCAAACAAGTAAAACACTCAGAGCTAACCATGCTAAATTAAGACACATTTTGCTTCTTAAAGATTTGGACTCCACTTATATTGACAACTTCTGCAAGAACCTTCATCATATTATAagggaaaaaattaatttctag